A genomic stretch from Campylobacter lari subsp. concheus includes:
- a CDS encoding WD40 repeat domain-containing protein, whose protein sequence is MKKIFLVLLMSIYTFSYELKLDSNLNALKFADNSLLIGLDNGEINQYFLKDKKMQKITQLDKIKNFYEENLSPRIYSIDYLNGAILILSEGDFGSKKLYVYKNKQLLSYDLANDGVKKALFLDDNIILLALLGSNIELFDLKTKNVVKNFTFSSSSLSDVVLNETKTQLVAGFESGELMLFDVKKWQKIKSYKNVHKDNIYQLDFKSAIIASCSTDRKLGIVQNDQEKNIERDFLIYTCTLNENGSIAAFGDNEKNIIELVNTKNLKTIKKFQNKDFLLEYLIFVNEHELISAGYENKIIFWSIDESF, encoded by the coding sequence ATGAAAAAAATATTTTTAGTCTTATTAATGAGTATTTATACATTTAGTTATGAGCTTAAGCTTGATTCAAATTTAAACGCTTTAAAGTTTGCTGATAATAGTTTACTCATAGGACTTGATAATGGAGAAATAAATCAATATTTTCTTAAAGATAAAAAAATGCAAAAAATCACTCAGCTAGATAAGATTAAAAATTTTTATGAAGAAAATCTTAGCCCTAGAATTTATAGTATTGATTACTTAAATGGGGCTATTTTGATTTTAAGTGAAGGTGATTTTGGAAGTAAAAAATTATATGTTTATAAAAATAAACAACTTTTAAGCTATGATTTAGCTAACGATGGAGTAAAAAAAGCTTTGTTTTTAGATGATAATATTATTTTATTAGCCTTGCTAGGTTCTAATATAGAGCTTTTTGATCTAAAAACAAAAAATGTTGTAAAAAATTTTACTTTTTCTAGCTCTAGCTTAAGTGATGTGGTTTTAAATGAAACTAAAACTCAATTAGTGGCGGGTTTTGAAAGTGGTGAACTAATGCTTTTTGATGTGAAAAAGTGGCAAAAAATAAAAAGTTATAAGAATGTTCACAAGGATAATATTTATCAACTTGATTTTAAAAGCGCAATTATTGCAAGCTGTAGTACTGATAGAAAATTAGGCATAGTGCAAAATGATCAAGAAAAAAATATAGAAAGAGATTTTTTGATTTATACTTGCACTTTAAATGAAAATGGTTCTATAGCGGCTTTTGGGGATAATGAAAAAAATATTATAGAACTTGTAAATACCAAAAACCTAAAGACAATAAAAAAATTCCAAAATAAAGATTTTTTGCTAGAATATCTTATATTTGTAAATGAGCATGAACTCATTAGTGCGGGTTATGAAAATAAAATTATATTTTGGAGTATAGATGAATCTTTCTAG
- the rpoD gene encoding RNA polymerase sigma factor RpoD: MANETNVLEELFKENSKDYITYEKLVKYFAKLPNVTSAKKIRDLMDKHKVELISSAEIAKKRNLEEAKKLQEEKQKLQDTSLENEFDLANENDLLEWSRSDSPVRMYLREMGQIALLNKDEEVEISKKIELGEDIIIDAFCSVPYLIDFILDYKEPLINRERRVKELFKSFEDDDKNDDDKNDDEIDSEEENENEENENSSEKKPKKASKKEDERTLKVIESFKALEKAKKEWLKTISTINAEKNDDELLDKLIIAFKKNILKEKLMDLGPTSKLISEIVKSMETALKSDEEFDKELKRLEYRLPMFSEELKQRHQDILKDITKLSKEEIAERALETTMVSTYMEIKKLIQTKEASQNSFDLEKDQLKEILEQIKRGKKISDEAKTRMAKSNLRLVVSIAKRYTNRGLPFLDLIQEGNIGLMKAVDKFEYKRGYKFSTYATWWIRQAISRAIADQARTIRIPIHMIETINQINKIIREYLQKEGKEPDVSIIAKEVGLSIDKVKQVIKITKEPISLEAPISNEDDGKFGDFVEDRTSISPMDHILKDDLKEQIDEVLDQLNDREKAVIRMRFGLMDDESDRTLEEIGKELNVTRERVRQIESSAIKKLKHPKVGRKLKNYIEGWK, encoded by the coding sequence ATGGCTAATGAAACCAATGTTTTAGAAGAACTTTTCAAAGAAAATTCTAAAGATTATATCACATATGAAAAACTTGTCAAGTATTTTGCAAAGCTTCCAAATGTAACAAGTGCAAAAAAAATCCGCGATTTAATGGATAAACATAAAGTTGAATTAATTTCTTCAGCTGAAATTGCTAAAAAAAGAAATTTAGAAGAAGCAAAAAAACTACAAGAAGAAAAACAAAAATTACAAGATACGAGTTTAGAAAATGAATTTGATTTAGCCAATGAAAATGATTTGCTTGAATGGAGTAGATCAGACTCTCCTGTTAGAATGTATTTAAGAGAAATGGGGCAAATAGCTCTTTTAAATAAAGATGAGGAAGTTGAAATTTCTAAAAAAATTGAGCTAGGTGAAGACATTATCATCGATGCTTTTTGTTCTGTGCCTTATTTGATAGATTTTATACTTGATTATAAAGAACCTTTAATCAATAGAGAAAGAAGAGTAAAAGAGCTTTTTAAAAGCTTTGAAGATGATGATAAAAATGATGATGATAAAAATGATGATGAAATAGATTCTGAAGAAGAAAATGAAAACGAGGAAAATGAAAACTCAAGTGAAAAAAAACCTAAAAAAGCAAGCAAGAAAGAAGATGAAAGAACCTTAAAAGTTATAGAAAGTTTTAAAGCCTTAGAAAAAGCAAAAAAAGAATGGTTAAAAACCATATCTACTATTAATGCAGAAAAAAATGATGATGAATTGTTAGATAAACTCATAATTGCTTTCAAGAAAAATATATTAAAAGAAAAACTAATGGATCTAGGTCCAACTTCAAAACTTATTTCTGAAATCGTAAAATCCATGGAAACAGCTTTAAAAAGCGATGAGGAATTTGACAAAGAATTAAAACGCTTAGAGTATCGTTTACCAATGTTTTCAGAAGAATTAAAACAAAGACACCAAGATATCTTAAAAGATATTACCAAACTTAGTAAAGAAGAAATTGCTGAACGCGCACTAGAAACTACGATGGTAAGCACTTATATGGAGATTAAAAAACTCATTCAAACCAAAGAAGCCAGCCAAAATTCTTTTGATTTAGAAAAAGATCAACTAAAAGAAATTCTAGAGCAAATAAAACGTGGTAAAAAAATCTCAGATGAAGCTAAAACCAGAATGGCAAAGTCAAATTTACGCTTGGTTGTAAGCATTGCTAAAAGATATACCAATCGTGGATTACCATTTTTAGATTTAATCCAAGAAGGTAATATAGGCTTAATGAAAGCGGTAGATAAATTTGAATACAAACGCGGTTATAAGTTTTCAACCTATGCAACTTGGTGGATTAGACAAGCTATTTCAAGAGCTATTGCTGATCAAGCAAGAACAATTAGAATTCCTATTCATATGATAGAAACTATTAATCAAATCAATAAAATCATTCGTGAGTATTTACAAAAAGAAGGCAAAGAACCTGATGTAAGCATTATTGCTAAAGAAGTAGGACTTAGCATAGATAAAGTAAAACAAGTAATTAAAATCACTAAAGAGCCAATTTCTCTAGAAGCACCTATTAGCAATGAAGATGATGGTAAATTTGGAGATTTTGTAGAAGATAGAACTTCGATTTCTCCTATGGATCACATCTTAAAAGATGATTTAAAAGAACAAATTGATGAAGTTTTAGATCAGCTTAATGATAGAGAAAAAGCTGTTATTAGAATGCGTTTTGGTTTAATGGATGATGAAAGCGATAGAACCTTAGAAGAAATCGGCAAAGAACTAAATGTTACAAGAGAAAGAGTAAGGCAAATAGAAAGCTCAGCTATAAAAAAACTCAAGCACCCAAAAGTTGGTAGAAAACTTAAAAATTACATAGAAGGTTGGAAATAA
- the napG gene encoding ferredoxin-type protein NapG produces MKNRREFLAFAFKLLCIGSGSAFLASLAFSSNQEYFLRPPGADDEKEFLSKCIRCGLCVKACPYDVLKLANLENSAKNGTPFFVARENPCRLCEDIPCIRDCPTNALDRKYLDQQDGIYKTKMGIAIIDSASCVAYWGIQCDACYRACPLIDKALKLETKRNERTAKHAFLLPVVDHEVCVGCGICEKACITQKAAIRVLPREFVLGKVGDNYIKGWDEKDEKRLQDVNTDKNFNKNKAKDYLNDGELL; encoded by the coding sequence ATGAAAAATAGAAGAGAATTTTTAGCCTTTGCTTTCAAGCTTTTATGTATAGGAAGCGGAAGTGCATTTTTGGCAAGTTTAGCATTTAGCTCAAATCAGGAGTATTTTTTAAGACCTCCTGGAGCAGATGATGAAAAAGAATTTTTATCAAAATGCATACGATGTGGACTTTGTGTAAAAGCTTGTCCTTATGATGTTTTGAAGCTAGCAAATTTAGAAAATAGTGCTAAAAATGGTACACCTTTTTTTGTAGCAAGAGAAAACCCTTGCAGGTTATGTGAGGATATACCTTGCATAAGAGATTGTCCTACAAATGCTCTAGATCGTAAATATCTAGACCAACAAGATGGAATTTATAAAACAAAAATGGGTATAGCTATAATTGATAGTGCAAGTTGTGTTGCTTATTGGGGAATTCAATGTGATGCTTGCTATAGGGCTTGCCCTTTAATAGATAAAGCATTAAAACTTGAAACAAAACGTAATGAAAGAACCGCAAAGCATGCATTTTTACTACCTGTGGTAGATCATGAAGTATGTGTTGGATGTGGGATTTGTGAAAAAGCCTGTATAACACAAAAAGCAGCTATTAGGGTTTTACCTAGAGAATTTGTTTTAGGAAAAGTTGGAGATAATTACATCAAAGGTTGGGATGAAAAAGATGAAAAGCGTTTGCAAGATGTAAACACAGATAAAAATTTCAATAAAAATAAGGCTAAAGATTACCTTAATGATGGAGAATTGCTATGA
- the napA gene encoding periplasmic nitrate reductase subunit alpha yields the protein MNRRDFIKNTAIASACGVAGLSVPSSVLANTENKWRWDKAVCRFCGTGCGILVASLDGKIVAVKGDPAAPVNRGLNCIKGYFNAKIMYGEDRLVTPLLRVNAKGEFDKKGKFQQVSWQRAFDEMEKQFKKAYKEKGVEGIGIFASGQYTIQEGYAAAKLVKAGFRSNNIDPNARHCMASAVVGFMQTFGVDEPSGCYDDIELTDTIITWGANMAEMHPILWSRVSDRKLSNLDKVKIVNLSTFSNRTSHIADTEIIFKPNTDLAIWNYIAREIVYNHPEAMDKEFIEKHCIFTTGYADIGYGMRNNPNHPKFKASEKDTVIKQNAIIVDEEEAVSLAYLGVKAGDKFEMKHQNTPDAHWEISFEDFKKALEPYTLEYVAKVAKGNEDESMEEFKKKLQELANLYIEKNRKVVSFWTMGFNQHTRGTWVNEQAYMVHFLLGKQAKPGSGAFSLTGQPSACGTAREVGTFSHRLPADMVVANPKHRAISEKIWKVPAKTINPKPGAPYLKIMRDLEDGNIKFAWVQVNNPWQNTANANHWIAAAREMDNFIVVSDCYPGISAKVADLILPSAMIYEKWGAYGNAERRTQHWKQQVLPVGEAMSDTWQIMEFAKRFKLKEVWGETKVNDKLTLPSVLEEAKAMGYSEDDTLFDVLFANKEAKTFKAKDNIAKGFDNSEVLGDERKVIGSDGKEFNGYGFFVQKYLWEEYRKFGLGHGHDLADFDTYHKVRGLRWPVVNGKETQWRFNTKFDYYAKKAAPNSDFAFYGDFAKELPKGDLLAPQTKEKYSLKNKVKIFFRPFMKAPERPTKEYPFWLSTGRVLEHWHSGTMTMRVPELFRAVPEALCYMNEDDAKVMKINQGDIVWVESRRGKVKARVDFRGRNKPSKGLVYVPWFDENVYINKVTLDATCPLSNQTDFKKCAVKITKA from the coding sequence ATGAACAGAAGGGACTTCATTAAAAATACCGCTATTGCTAGTGCTTGTGGTGTTGCAGGCCTTAGTGTTCCAAGTAGTGTACTTGCAAATACTGAGAATAAATGGCGTTGGGATAAGGCTGTTTGTAGATTTTGTGGTACAGGCTGTGGAATTTTAGTTGCAAGTTTAGATGGCAAAATTGTCGCTGTAAAAGGAGACCCAGCAGCTCCGGTAAATCGTGGATTAAATTGTATTAAAGGTTATTTTAATGCAAAAATCATGTATGGAGAAGACCGTTTGGTAACACCTTTACTTCGCGTAAATGCAAAAGGTGAGTTTGATAAAAAAGGAAAATTTCAACAAGTTTCTTGGCAAAGAGCTTTTGATGAAATGGAAAAACAATTTAAAAAAGCCTATAAAGAAAAAGGTGTTGAGGGAATTGGAATTTTTGCAAGTGGTCAATATACTATACAAGAAGGATATGCTGCTGCAAAATTAGTAAAAGCTGGTTTTAGATCAAACAATATCGATCCAAATGCACGTCATTGTATGGCTAGTGCTGTTGTTGGTTTTATGCAAACTTTTGGGGTTGATGAGCCTTCTGGTTGTTATGATGATATAGAGCTTACTGATACTATTATTACTTGGGGTGCAAATATGGCAGAAATGCATCCAATTTTATGGTCAAGGGTAAGTGATAGAAAATTAAGTAATTTAGATAAAGTTAAAATCGTAAATTTATCTACTTTTTCTAATAGAACTTCTCATATAGCAGATACTGAAATCATTTTCAAACCAAATACTGATTTAGCTATTTGGAATTATATCGCTAGAGAAATTGTTTATAATCATCCTGAAGCAATGGATAAAGAATTTATCGAAAAACATTGTATTTTTACAACAGGTTATGCTGATATTGGTTATGGAATGAGAAATAATCCAAACCATCCTAAATTTAAAGCAAGTGAAAAAGATACCGTAATAAAGCAAAATGCTATTATTGTAGATGAAGAAGAAGCAGTATCTTTGGCTTATTTGGGGGTAAAAGCAGGCGATAAATTTGAAATGAAACACCAAAATACTCCTGATGCGCATTGGGAAATTTCATTTGAAGATTTCAAAAAAGCTTTGGAGCCTTATACGCTTGAATATGTTGCTAAAGTTGCTAAGGGTAATGAAGATGAAAGTATGGAAGAATTTAAGAAAAAACTTCAAGAATTAGCTAATCTTTATATAGAAAAAAATAGAAAAGTTGTAAGTTTTTGGACTATGGGCTTTAACCAACACACAAGAGGTACTTGGGTAAATGAGCAAGCTTATATGGTACATTTTTTACTTGGTAAACAAGCTAAGCCAGGTAGTGGAGCATTTTCATTGACAGGGCAACCAAGTGCTTGTGGAACAGCAAGAGAGGTTGGAACTTTTTCACACCGTTTACCTGCTGATATGGTGGTGGCAAACCCTAAACATAGAGCTATTAGTGAAAAAATTTGGAAAGTACCTGCAAAAACGATCAATCCAAAACCAGGCGCACCGTATTTGAAAATCATGAGGGATTTAGAAGATGGAAATATCAAATTTGCTTGGGTACAAGTGAATAATCCTTGGCAAAATACAGCTAATGCAAACCACTGGATAGCAGCAGCAAGAGAAATGGATAATTTTATTGTTGTAAGTGATTGTTACCCAGGAATTAGTGCCAAAGTGGCTGATTTGATTTTACCAAGTGCAATGATTTATGAAAAATGGGGAGCTTATGGTAATGCTGAAAGAAGAACTCAACACTGGAAACAACAAGTATTGCCTGTAGGTGAGGCTATGAGTGATACTTGGCAAATTATGGAATTTGCAAAACGCTTTAAATTAAAAGAAGTTTGGGGTGAAACTAAGGTAAATGATAAGCTTACTTTACCAAGTGTTTTGGAAGAAGCAAAAGCTATGGGTTATAGCGAAGATGATACTTTATTTGATGTGTTATTTGCAAATAAAGAAGCAAAAACTTTCAAAGCTAAGGATAATATCGCCAAAGGTTTTGATAATTCTGAAGTGTTAGGTGATGAGAGAAAAGTCATAGGTAGTGATGGTAAAGAATTTAATGGTTATGGATTTTTTGTGCAAAAATACTTATGGGAAGAATATCGTAAATTTGGCTTGGGTCATGGACATGATTTAGCTGATTTTGATACTTATCATAAGGTAAGAGGTTTAAGATGGCCTGTAGTAAATGGCAAGGAAACACAGTGGAGATTTAATACTAAATTTGATTATTATGCTAAAAAAGCTGCTCCAAATTCAGATTTTGCATTTTATGGAGATTTTGCAAAAGAACTACCAAAAGGAGACTTGCTAGCTCCGCAAACTAAAGAAAAATACAGCTTAAAAAATAAAGTAAAAATTTTCTTTAGACCATTTATGAAAGCACCTGAAAGACCAACCAAAGAGTATCCATTCTGGTTGTCTACTGGTAGGGTTTTAGAGCATTGGCATAGTGGAACAATGACTATGAGGGTTCCTGAGCTTTTCCGTGCAGTTCCTGAAGCGCTTTGTTATATGAATGAAGATGATGCTAAGGTTATGAAAATCAATCAAGGCGATATTGTATGGGTAGAATCTCGCCGTGGCAAAGTAAAAGCTAGGGTAGATTTTCGCGGTAGAAATAAACCTTCTAAAGGCCTTGTGTATGTGCCTTGGTTTGATGAGAATGTGTATATAAATAAAGTTACACTAGATGCAACTTGTCCATTGTCTAATCAAACAGATTTCAAAAAATGTGCCGTAAAAATTACTAAAGCATAA
- a CDS encoding flagellar hook-basal body protein, translating into MQNGYYQATGAMVTQFNRLDVVTNNLANVNTSGYKRDNVVIADFKRIFKETQDELPIQNHTRDAARFVNTTIDRVPQVNHVYTNFSVGSMKMTHNPLDLALTREDTFYLIKTNNGEVRLSQDGNFQLDDEGYLVNRQGYRVLSSDYFNNPENDGIRIGNSTSFINVDKNGIISASNQDIARLFVAQVDDLRDLQKDGDNMYKIDNLNKIRDLPNSNAIKQGFTQGSNVNPVTEMVGLIEANRMVEMYQKVMTSHMDDLNQEAINKLASTK; encoded by the coding sequence ATGCAAAATGGGTATTATCAGGCTACTGGCGCTATGGTTACGCAGTTTAATCGCTTAGATGTTGTAACTAATAACCTAGCAAATGTAAATACGAGTGGCTATAAAAGAGATAATGTTGTTATTGCAGATTTTAAAAGGATTTTTAAAGAAACTCAAGATGAGCTACCTATACAAAATCACACAAGAGATGCTGCAAGATTTGTAAATACAACTATAGATAGAGTTCCGCAGGTTAATCATGTCTATACAAATTTTAGTGTAGGTTCTATGAAAATGACGCATAATCCTTTGGATTTAGCTCTTACTCGCGAAGATACTTTTTATTTAATTAAAACAAATAATGGCGAGGTAAGATTAAGCCAAGATGGAAATTTCCAGCTTGATGATGAGGGTTATTTGGTAAATCGTCAAGGGTATAGAGTTTTAAGCAGTGATTATTTTAACAATCCTGAAAATGATGGCATACGTATAGGAAATTCCACTTCTTTTATTAATGTAGATAAAAATGGAATCATCAGTGCATCTAATCAAGATATAGCAAGATTATTTGTAGCACAAGTTGATGATTTAAGAGATTTACAAAAAGATGGCGATAATATGTACAAAATCGATAATTTAAACAAAATTAGAGATTTGCCAAATTCAAATGCTATAAAGCAAGGTTTTACTCAAGGATCAAATGTTAATCCAGTTACAGAAATGGTAGGATTAATTGAAGCAAATAGAATGGTTGAGATGTATCAAAAAGTTATGACATCTCATATGGATGATTTAAATCAAGAAGCTATTAATAAATTAGCAAGTACTAAATAA
- the flgG gene encoding flagellar basal-body rod protein FlgG encodes MLRSLYTAASGMVSQQTQIDVTSNNISNVNTVGYKKSRAEFADLMYQTMKYAGTSTSSTTKHPSGIEVGLGSRVTAVSKIFSEGSLKQTSTSGLDMAIAGNNGFFQIQMPDGTIAYTRNGQFTKDAEGNIVNSDGYRLLPEMTIPEDATAINVASDGTVSVMQPGNTAETQIGQIELVNFINPAGLHALGDNLLVETDASGAPIAGIAGENGFSVIKHGFVELSNVQLVEEMTDLITGQRAYEAGSKAITTSDDMLGIVNQLKR; translated from the coding sequence ATGTTAAGATCATTATACACAGCAGCATCAGGGATGGTATCGCAACAAACACAAATTGACGTAACTTCAAATAATATTTCAAATGTTAATACAGTAGGTTATAAAAAATCGCGTGCAGAATTTGCGGATTTGATGTATCAAACGATGAAATACGCAGGTACTTCAACCTCAAGCACCACAAAACACCCAAGTGGTATAGAAGTGGGTCTTGGTTCAAGAGTGACAGCTGTTAGTAAAATTTTTAGTGAAGGTAGTTTAAAACAAACATCAACATCAGGTCTTGATATGGCAATTGCTGGTAATAATGGCTTTTTTCAAATTCAAATGCCTGATGGAACTATAGCTTATACTAGAAATGGTCAATTTACTAAAGATGCCGAAGGAAATATAGTAAATTCAGATGGTTATAGACTTTTGCCAGAAATGACTATACCTGAGGATGCTACAGCCATTAACGTAGCAAGTGATGGAACGGTTTCTGTTATGCAACCAGGAAATACAGCTGAAACTCAAATAGGCCAAATCGAGCTTGTAAATTTTATTAATCCAGCGGGCTTACATGCTTTAGGAGATAATCTTTTAGTAGAAACTGATGCAAGTGGTGCGCCTATTGCAGGTATAGCAGGGGAGAATGGATTTTCTGTAATTAAACATGGCTTTGTAGAACTTAGCAATGTTCAGCTTGTAGAAGAAATGACTGATCTTATTACAGGGCAAAGAGCTTATGAGGCAGGCTCAAAAGCTATTACTACAAGTGATGATATGCTTGGTATTGTAAATCAATTAAAACGCTAG
- a CDS encoding periplasmic nitrate reductase, small subunit, cytochrome c550 protein — protein MKNKIFLSLAAAILISACGLAVKSVDSKDIGLRKTSLEGENVELLDVKYSQTMAGESVLIERSFENAPPLIPHTLEDMLPITKDNNICLSCHDKTIAKDVGATPLPSSHYFDLRKNKSTKDMISDARFNCTQCHVPQSDAKPLVGNSFEAKFKSEESKKKSNLLDVLNEGVK, from the coding sequence ATGAAAAATAAAATCTTTTTATCCTTAGCAGCAGCTATTTTAATAAGTGCTTGTGGGCTTGCTGTTAAAAGTGTTGATTCAAAAGATATAGGTTTAAGAAAAACAAGTTTAGAAGGTGAAAATGTAGAATTATTGGATGTAAAATATTCTCAAACAATGGCTGGTGAATCTGTTTTGATTGAAAGATCGTTTGAAAATGCTCCACCATTAATCCCGCACACTTTAGAGGATATGCTTCCAATCACTAAGGATAATAATATTTGCTTAAGTTGTCATGATAAGACTATTGCTAAAGATGTTGGAGCTACGCCACTTCCAAGTAGTCATTATTTTGATTTAAGAAAAAACAAATCTACTAAAGATATGATAAGTGATGCAAGATTTAATTGTACACAATGTCATGTGCCACAAAGTGATGCTAAACCTTTGGTAGGAAATAGCTTTGAAGCAAAATTTAAAAGTGAAGAATCAAAGAAAAAATCTAATCTTTTAGATGTTTTAAACGAAGGTGTAAAATAA
- the napH gene encoding quinol dehydrogenase ferredoxin subunit NapH, with the protein MKYLILRRIVQLSILTFFSFGVFNFILKGNLSSSVLFSLVPLSDPFAFIQLALASLQVDLMALSGALIVFLFYAIFAGRAFCAWVCPVNIITDFAYFIRNKLGFNQTRVFNVNKNLRYYVLAFVWIFSFLFSFPIFEEFSYIGIIQRGIIFGGVSWLFIALIIFCADTFFSPRFTCSHFCPLGAFWALSSHFSLLKVRYNLQKCTKCYKCLGVCPEKQVLWMIGKENQDVKSGECIRCGKCIDICGDDALGFSIINLRRENEK; encoded by the coding sequence ATGAAATATCTTATTTTAAGAAGAATAGTGCAATTGTCTATTTTGACTTTTTTTTCTTTTGGTGTATTTAATTTTATATTAAAAGGAAATTTAAGCTCTTCAGTTTTATTTTCTTTGGTGCCACTAAGTGATCCTTTTGCGTTTATTCAACTTGCTTTAGCAAGTTTGCAGGTAGATTTAATGGCTTTAAGTGGTGCTTTGATAGTATTTTTATTTTATGCTATTTTTGCTGGAAGAGCGTTTTGTGCTTGGGTTTGTCCTGTGAATATCATTACTGATTTTGCTTATTTTATTAGAAATAAATTAGGCTTTAATCAAACAAGAGTTTTTAATGTAAATAAAAATTTGCGTTATTATGTTTTAGCTTTTGTTTGGATTTTTTCTTTTCTTTTTTCTTTTCCTATTTTTGAGGAATTTTCTTATATAGGAATAATCCAAAGAGGGATTATTTTCGGTGGTGTTTCTTGGCTTTTTATAGCTTTGATTATTTTTTGTGCAGATACATTTTTTAGTCCAAGATTTACTTGTTCGCATTTTTGTCCTTTAGGGGCTTTTTGGGCTTTAAGTTCGCATTTTTCATTGTTAAAAGTAAGATATAACTTACAAAAATGTACTAAGTGTTATAAATGTCTTGGAGTGTGTCCTGAAAAGCAAGTGCTTTGGATGATAGGTAAAGAAAATCAAGATGTAAAATCAGGTGAATGTATAAGATGTGGAAAATGTATTGATATTTGCGGCGATGATGCTTTAGGTTTTAGTATAATAAATTTAAGGAGAGAAAATGAAAAATAA